In Candidatus Poribacteria bacterium, the sequence ACGACACATGCTAACACAACTTCAAAAAAATAGCACTTACTTTTTACATGAGCCGGTTATACTTAGGAATTGTCTTTAGGTTCGCTGAAGACCTCCATTCCAGCGGAACCCTCTGCAATCCGTCGAATCTGCTTCTCAAAACCGGGGGGTGAGAGCGTCCATGTAATCCAGAGCGGTTCATCGCCTGTGTTGACAAAACGGTGTTCAACATTCGGTGGGAGATAGATGACTGTCCCGGGTTTCAGATCAGCAACTTCATCACCGACATACGCTTTTCCCTGTCCGCCGTAGACAAAAATAATTTCTTCGGATTCGCTGTGTGAGTGGAGGGGAATTTCGCTATTCGGATCGACCTCTTCCAATCCCA encodes:
- a CDS encoding cupin domain-containing protein, which codes for MKHIYHKEDAEVVRIEGEAPRTLYTLVEPNTVGTEHFSMGLEEVDPNSEIPLHSHSESEEIIFVYGGQGKAYVGDEVADLKPGTVIYLPPNVEHRFVNTGDEPLWITWTLSPPGFEKQIRRIAEGSAGMEVFSEPKDNS